The following coding sequences are from one Lemur catta isolate mLemCat1 chromosome 16, mLemCat1.pri, whole genome shotgun sequence window:
- the C16H18orf54 gene encoding lung adenoma susceptibility protein 2 isoform X1, producing the protein MTHFEEPMAKSNTKHRVCSRESSVSSLLASCSLNGSNSSNSDGSFHFKNKLYRSASQALQAYIDDFDLSRIYPGASTGKINIDENSTDMPHFSNDIYKPNNAFENPDHKKHSNSLFYRRQTINDIDSISLTTDDLLKLPADGSFSFTYVGPSNRTSKKKKGCIGRLGSLNIEKNSNFQEPSTPMDKDNLVTPAVCTNINGKQCGRLKNPKHMNRTNKCVSESSLSFPKKSSFKDSSEHHRGKNYPRWLTSQKSDLNVSGITSIPDFKYPVWLHNQDLLPDANSQSVPKIFKEDQCSPRHSYQAQRTSRHVNKSDCFEYSFEPSDFPNSMSDDKELVNEYKCDFDRSQCHYENPLLPGQSTKPFSGDKIQLLILKAKRNLEQCPEETPRSMKKDDSPCSLDKLEAERSWENIPVTFKSPVPVNSDDSPQTSGAKCAKGVLEDFLNDDNQSCTLSGGKHHGPVEALKQMLFNLQAVQESFNQNKSTEPKEEIKQISEDDLSKLQLKESMIPITKSLQNELLVSFCQWTTQHLKCMKMHHRSICLWRR; encoded by the exons atgacCCACTTTGAGGAACCCATGgcaaaatcaaacacaaaacaCAGAGTTTGTTCTCGGGAATCTTCAGTATCTTCTTTGCTAGCAAGCTGCAGCCTGAATGGTAGTAATTCCTCTAACTCTGATGGCTCTTTTCACTTTAAGAATAAACTGTATAGATCTGCTTCCCAGGCTCTACAGGCCTACATTGATGATTTTGATCTAAGCCGAATATATCCTGGTGCAAGCACtggaaaaattaacattgatGAGAACTCTACTGATATGCCACATTTCTCCAACGATATTTACAAACCAAACAATG CTTTTGAAAATCCTGATCACAAAAAGCACTCAAACTCCTTATTCTATAGAAGACAGACTATTAATGACATAGACTCCATTAGCCTAACAACTGATGATCTATTAAAACTTCCAGCAGATGGatcattttctttcacttatgTTGGACCAAGCAACCGAACgagcaagaaaaaaaagggatGCATTGGAAGACTGGGTTCATTGAACATTGAAAAGAATTCAAATTTTCAAGAACCTTCCACTCCCATGGACAAGGATAACTTAGTTACTCCTGCTGTATGCACAAATATAAATGGAAAGCAATGTGGTAGgctaaaaaacccaaaacatatGAATAGGACTAATAAATGTGTTTCTGAGTCATCTTTATCTTTTCCCAAGAAATCATCTTTCAAGGACAGTTCAGAACACCATCGTGGAAAGAATTATCCAAGATGGCTCACTAGCCAGAAATCTGACCTTAACGTTTCGGGGATAACTAGTATACCTGATTTCAAATACCCAGTCTGGCTCCACAATCAAGACTTGCTACCTGATGCAAATAGTCAAAGtgttcctaaaatatttaaagaagatcAGTGTTCCCCTAGACATAGTTATCAGGCACAAAGAACTTCTCGGCACGTGAATAAATCAGATTGTTTTGAATATTCTTTTGAACCTTCAGACTTTCCAAATTCCATGAGTGATGATAAAGAATTAGTTAATGAATACAAATGTGATTTTGATCGTAGTCAATGTCACTATGAAAATCCACTTCTCCCAGGACAATCCACAAAGCCATTCAGTG gtgACAAAATTCAGTTGCTTATCCTGAAGGCCAAGAGAAATCTAGAGCAGTGCCCTGAAGAAACACCAAGGTCTATGAAAAAGGATGACAGCCCTTGCTCATTAGATAAACTTGAAGCAGAAAGATCATGGGAAAATATTCCTGTTACTTT CAAATCTCCTGTTCCTGTTAACTCTGATGATAGTCCTCAAACTTCAGGGGCAAAGTGTGCTAAAGGGGTTCTTGAAGACTTTTTAAATGATGATAATCAG AGCTGCACCCTTTCTGGAGGCAAACATCACGGTCCTGTTGAAGCCCTGAAACAaatgttatttaatcttcaagCAGTACAAGAAAGTTTTAATCAGAATAAATCCACAGAACCAAAAGAAGAGATTAAACAA ATTTCAGAAGATGACCTCTCTAAATTACAGTTGAAGGAAAGTATGATTCCTATTACTAAGTCACTTCAAAA
- the C16H18orf54 gene encoding lung adenoma susceptibility protein 2 isoform X2 codes for MTHFEEPMAKSNTKHRVCSRESSVSSLLASCSLNGSNSSNSDGSFHFKNKLYRSASQALQAYIDDFDLSRIYPGASTGKINIDENSTDMPHFSNDIYKPNNAFENPDHKKHSNSLFYRRQTINDIDSISLTTDDLLKLPADGSFSFTYVGPSNRTSKKKKGCIGRLGSLNIEKNSNFQEPSTPMDKDNLVTPAVCTNINGKQCGRLKNPKHMNRTNKCVSESSLSFPKKSSFKDSSEHHRGKNYPRWLTSQKSDLNVSGITSIPDFKYPVWLHNQDLLPDANSQSVPKIFKEDQCSPRHSYQAQRTSRHVNKSDCFEYSFEPSDFPNSMSDDKELVNEYKCDFDRSQCHYENPLLPGQSTKPFSGDKIQLLILKAKRNLEQCPEETPRSMKKDDSPCSLDKLEAERSWENIPVTFKSPVPVNSDDSPQTSGAKCAKGVLEDFLNDDNQSCTLSGGKHHGPVEALKQMLFNLQAVQESFNQNKSTEPKEEIKQISEDDLSKLQLKESMIPITKSLQKALHHLSRLRDLVDDTSGKQSPKT; via the exons atgacCCACTTTGAGGAACCCATGgcaaaatcaaacacaaaacaCAGAGTTTGTTCTCGGGAATCTTCAGTATCTTCTTTGCTAGCAAGCTGCAGCCTGAATGGTAGTAATTCCTCTAACTCTGATGGCTCTTTTCACTTTAAGAATAAACTGTATAGATCTGCTTCCCAGGCTCTACAGGCCTACATTGATGATTTTGATCTAAGCCGAATATATCCTGGTGCAAGCACtggaaaaattaacattgatGAGAACTCTACTGATATGCCACATTTCTCCAACGATATTTACAAACCAAACAATG CTTTTGAAAATCCTGATCACAAAAAGCACTCAAACTCCTTATTCTATAGAAGACAGACTATTAATGACATAGACTCCATTAGCCTAACAACTGATGATCTATTAAAACTTCCAGCAGATGGatcattttctttcacttatgTTGGACCAAGCAACCGAACgagcaagaaaaaaaagggatGCATTGGAAGACTGGGTTCATTGAACATTGAAAAGAATTCAAATTTTCAAGAACCTTCCACTCCCATGGACAAGGATAACTTAGTTACTCCTGCTGTATGCACAAATATAAATGGAAAGCAATGTGGTAGgctaaaaaacccaaaacatatGAATAGGACTAATAAATGTGTTTCTGAGTCATCTTTATCTTTTCCCAAGAAATCATCTTTCAAGGACAGTTCAGAACACCATCGTGGAAAGAATTATCCAAGATGGCTCACTAGCCAGAAATCTGACCTTAACGTTTCGGGGATAACTAGTATACCTGATTTCAAATACCCAGTCTGGCTCCACAATCAAGACTTGCTACCTGATGCAAATAGTCAAAGtgttcctaaaatatttaaagaagatcAGTGTTCCCCTAGACATAGTTATCAGGCACAAAGAACTTCTCGGCACGTGAATAAATCAGATTGTTTTGAATATTCTTTTGAACCTTCAGACTTTCCAAATTCCATGAGTGATGATAAAGAATTAGTTAATGAATACAAATGTGATTTTGATCGTAGTCAATGTCACTATGAAAATCCACTTCTCCCAGGACAATCCACAAAGCCATTCAGTG gtgACAAAATTCAGTTGCTTATCCTGAAGGCCAAGAGAAATCTAGAGCAGTGCCCTGAAGAAACACCAAGGTCTATGAAAAAGGATGACAGCCCTTGCTCATTAGATAAACTTGAAGCAGAAAGATCATGGGAAAATATTCCTGTTACTTT CAAATCTCCTGTTCCTGTTAACTCTGATGATAGTCCTCAAACTTCAGGGGCAAAGTGTGCTAAAGGGGTTCTTGAAGACTTTTTAAATGATGATAATCAG AGCTGCACCCTTTCTGGAGGCAAACATCACGGTCCTGTTGAAGCCCTGAAACAaatgttatttaatcttcaagCAGTACAAGAAAGTTTTAATCAGAATAAATCCACAGAACCAAAAGAAGAGATTAAACAA ATTTCAGAAGATGACCTCTCTAAATTACAGTTGAAGGAAAGTATGATTCCTATTACTAAGTCACTTCAAAA GGCTTTGCACCATTTATCTCGCCTGAGAGACCTTGTTGATGATACCAGTGGAAAGCAGTCACCAAAAAcgtga